The following are from one region of the Rhipicephalus microplus isolate Deutch F79 chromosome 1, USDA_Rmic, whole genome shotgun sequence genome:
- the LOC142768528 gene encoding uncharacterized protein LOC142768528 → MAKERRGSPAVFKDEDARLAAGTHQPAFAALAQSCEVPSQVATGFRRGSRCNVAEEKAVTAPSLALNVRRKSITVPNAEDFCELPKLSPTAPPIHTAPPQTTSRSPPRSKAGSRHDIAEVNPSALAACVFTLPKSSAAAEGDKVVGNVKLLPPKPTSPSLRDIPQQEQAPRARRGSTNELQANVLEHQANAQDQNDALRKRDIEAGDQRKLKAAPGYKQESQLFLTAPQLPAQNGSPLPLWSEKVVVQRASYDWHSELDDRQTNTWTCMLFTVAFLVGLVILLIFFLVDSTKKLASLERTTTTSPLTTPLTRKERELIESATSAPSVVPNGTECTTTTTTEVKFSAEKEEEVDVSTDTPTSNYGEVYEETETSWVETSERISLYL, encoded by the exons ATGGCTAAGGAGCGACGCGGAAGTCCTGCAGTGTTTAAAGACGAAGACGCCCGACTTGCCGCCGGGACACATCAACCAGCGTTTGCGGCACTTGCCCAATCCTGTGAAGTGCCGAGTCAGGTGGCCACAGGCTTTAGGCGTGGCTCCAGGTGCAACGTCGCCGAAGAAAAGGCAGTCACAGCTCCGTCACTCGCACTCAACGTTCGCCGCAAGAGCATCACGGTGCCTAATGCCGAAGACTTCTGCGAGCTCCCTAAGCTGTCACCAACCGCACCCCCGATACATACGGCCCCTCCTCAAACAACAAGTCGGAGTCCTCCAAGGTCCAAGGCCGGCTCAAGGCACGACATAGCAGAAGTAAATCCGTCCGCACTTGCAGCGTGCGTGTTCACCCTTCCTAAGAGCTCTGCAGCTGCTGAAGGAGATAAAGTTGTCGGCAATGTGAAGCTGCTGCCGCCCAAGCCTACTTCACCGTCGCTTCGAGATATCCCACAGCAGGAACAGGCTCCAAGAGCCAGGCGAGGGTCTACGAATGAACTGCAGGCAAACGTGCTAGAGCACCAGGCTAACGCCCAAGATCAGAACGACGCCCTCAGAAAAAGAGATATTGAAGCTGGTGACCAACGGAAACTCAAGGCTGCTCCGGGCTATAAACAGGAAAGTCAGCTATTTCTGACAGCCCCACAACTACCCGCCCAAAAC GGAAGCCCACTACCACTCTGGTCGGAAAAAGTGGTTGTCCAGCGAGCCTCGTACGACTGGCATTCCGAGCTAGATGACCGGCAGACGAATACGTGGACATGCATGCTCTTCACGGTGGCTTTCTTGGTCGGCCTAGTAATCCTTCTCATCTTCTTCTTGGTCGACTCAACCAAGAAGCTAGCCTCGTTAGAGAGAACTACAACAACAAGCCCACTTACAACTCCATTGACAAGGAAGGAGCGCGAGTTAATCGAGTCAGCGACGAGTGCTCCTTCGGTCGTCCCCAACGGCACTGAAtgcacgacgacgacgacgaccgaGGTCAAGTTCTCTGCCGAAAAAGAGGAGGAGGTGGATGTGTCAACGGATACTCCAACAAGCAACTACGGTGAAGTGTATGAAGAAACAGAAACTTCCTGGGTAGAAACGAGTGAGCGCATTAGCCTTTATTTGTGA